Proteins encoded in a region of the Zunongwangia endophytica genome:
- a CDS encoding GH92 family glycosyl hydrolase: MKKKLFTILALLSLFNNAKAQDHLIEAIDNPVDFVNPLMGTDSKPELSNGNTYPAVAVPWGMNLWTPQTGKMGNGWAYTYNADKIRGFKQTHQPSPWMNDYGQFSLMPVTGGMKFNQDDRASWFSHKAEKSTPYYYKVYLADHDVTVELTPTERAAQFRMTFPESDSSYVVIDPFDKGSYVKVIPEENKIIGYTTKYARGKLTNFKNYFVIQFDRSFNDVNTWEGDKLAKGQAEMEADHAGAIVGFKTKKGDVINAKVASSFISLEQAQLNLDREIANNEFETTKQNARDLWNEKLGRLEVSGGTIDQIRTFYSCLYRTLFFPNKLYEINQNDEIVHWSPYNGEVLPGYMFAGTGFWDTFRALYPFLNLAYPSINKEMQAGLVNDFKEGGWLPEWSSPGYANIMVGNNSASVVADAYIKGLRGYDTETLWKALENGANNEGPMTAVGRAGAPYYNDLGYVPYDVGVHESAARTLEYAYDDFAIYQFGKAIGKSKKEIKKYKERSMNYKNLFDPGYGLMRGKNEDGTWQEDFNPFRWGNPFTEGNSWHYSWSVFHDVEGLIDLMGGKENFVKKLDSVFSMPPIFDESMYGGVIHEIREMQIADMGQYAHGNQPIQHMIYLYNYAGEPWKTQKWARETMDRMYMATPDGYCGDEDNGQTSAWYVFSAMGFYPVTPAVDEYVLGAPLFKKVTVNLENGNKIVIDAPKNSNENKFVEHMELNGKTYKKNYVKHSELVEGATINIEMSASPNKDRGTKKDAFPYSFSNE, encoded by the coding sequence ATGAAAAAAAAGTTATTTACGATTTTGGCGCTTCTCTCGCTCTTTAATAATGCGAAAGCGCAAGACCATCTTATTGAAGCCATAGATAATCCTGTAGATTTTGTAAATCCGCTAATGGGAACAGATTCTAAGCCAGAATTATCGAATGGAAATACTTACCCAGCTGTTGCAGTGCCTTGGGGAATGAATTTATGGACACCCCAAACAGGCAAAATGGGAAATGGATGGGCGTATACATACAATGCAGATAAAATACGCGGATTCAAACAAACGCACCAGCCTTCTCCCTGGATGAACGATTACGGCCAGTTTTCATTAATGCCAGTTACCGGCGGAATGAAATTTAATCAGGACGATCGTGCAAGCTGGTTTTCACACAAGGCTGAGAAGTCTACTCCTTATTACTATAAAGTCTACTTAGCCGATCACGATGTAACGGTAGAGCTTACTCCTACCGAACGTGCAGCGCAATTCAGAATGACTTTTCCAGAATCAGATAGTTCTTATGTGGTGATCGATCCTTTTGATAAAGGTTCTTATGTTAAAGTGATTCCTGAAGAAAATAAAATTATCGGGTATACCACGAAATATGCGCGAGGAAAATTAACCAATTTCAAGAACTATTTTGTAATTCAGTTTGATAGATCTTTTAATGATGTAAATACCTGGGAAGGCGATAAATTGGCTAAAGGACAAGCCGAAATGGAAGCCGATCATGCCGGAGCTATTGTTGGTTTTAAAACCAAAAAAGGCGATGTAATTAATGCAAAGGTGGCCTCTTCTTTTATAAGTTTAGAGCAAGCGCAATTAAATTTAGATCGTGAGATAGCAAATAACGAATTTGAGACAACTAAGCAAAACGCTCGTGATCTTTGGAATGAAAAATTAGGAAGACTAGAAGTTTCTGGCGGAACGATCGACCAGATAAGAACATTTTATTCCTGCCTTTACAGAACTTTATTTTTTCCGAATAAATTATACGAAATAAATCAAAATGATGAGATCGTACACTGGAGCCCTTACAACGGAGAAGTACTTCCCGGCTATATGTTTGCTGGTACCGGATTCTGGGATACGTTTAGAGCTCTATATCCTTTCCTAAATTTAGCATATCCCTCAATAAATAAAGAGATGCAAGCTGGTCTTGTTAACGATTTTAAAGAAGGTGGATGGTTACCAGAATGGTCCAGTCCCGGATATGCGAATATTATGGTAGGAAATAATTCAGCTTCTGTAGTGGCAGATGCATATATCAAAGGACTTAGAGGTTATGATACTGAAACCCTTTGGAAAGCTTTAGAAAACGGTGCAAATAACGAAGGACCCATGACTGCTGTTGGACGTGCGGGAGCCCCTTATTACAATGATCTTGGTTATGTTCCTTACGATGTTGGTGTTCACGAAAGTGCTGCTAGAACTTTAGAATACGCTTATGATGATTTTGCGATCTACCAATTTGGTAAAGCGATTGGAAAGTCTAAAAAAGAAATAAAAAAGTATAAAGAGCGTAGTATGAACTATAAAAATCTTTTTGATCCCGGCTATGGATTAATGAGAGGTAAAAATGAAGATGGAACTTGGCAAGAAGATTTTAATCCATTTAGATGGGGAAATCCATTTACTGAAGGAAATAGCTGGCATTACAGCTGGTCAGTTTTTCATGATGTTGAAGGTTTAATTGATCTTATGGGTGGTAAAGAAAATTTTGTCAAAAAATTGGATTCTGTGTTCTCGATGCCTCCAATATTCGATGAAAGTATGTACGGCGGAGTAATTCATGAAATTCGCGAAATGCAAATTGCAGATATGGGACAATACGCACATGGTAATCAACCCATTCAGCATATGATTTATCTTTACAACTATGCTGGTGAGCCTTGGAAAACTCAGAAATGGGCACGAGAAACTATGGATAGAATGTACATGGCAACTCCAGATGGTTATTGTGGTGATGAAGATAATGGCCAAACTTCTGCATGGTATGTATTTTCAGCAATGGGCTTTTATCCGGTGACACCCGCTGTAGATGAATATGTATTAGGCGCGCCATTATTTAAAAAGGTAACCGTGAATCTAGAAAACGGAAATAAAATAGTAATTGATGCTCCTAAGAACAGCAATGAGAATAAATTTGTTGAGCACATGGAGCTTAATGGAAAAACTTACAAAAAAAATTACGTAAAACATTCTGAATTGGTTGAAGGTGCTACGATAAATATCGAAATGAGTGCATCCCCAAATAAAGATCGCGGAACTAAAAAAGATGCTTTTCCATATTCATTTTCTAACGAATAG
- a CDS encoding GH92 family glycosyl hydrolase, with protein MILNSFKKGVRLLSAGILLSSLSLYTSCKDAEAEENSVSTSKIKGAKDFAQYIDPMIGTAKMGHTYPGATVPFGSVQLSPDTDTIPYAVDGHYNPDVYKYCAGYQYDDKTIVGFSHTHFSGTGHSDLGDFLIMPTTGNLKLNPGTATNPESGYRSRFSHNKENAEAGYYSVMLDDYNIKAEMTATTRVGMHQYSFPENVEAHLIFDLMHGIYNYDDKNVWTFVRVENDTLVTGYRQTNGWARTRRVYFSMSFSEPIKEYGRNRYDKQPYNGFWGKFDQSKNFPEIAGEKIRMYFDFDLEPQEKLKVKMAISPVSSEGALNNMKEEVPHWNFAKIKNEAKAKWNRELNKVQLASEHKDELTNFYTAMYHAFLGPTEYMDTDGKYKGLDMNVHQTDGFTNYTSFSLWDTYRTLHPLFNILQPERNADMAESMMAHYDQSVHSMLPVWSHYANENWCMIGYHSASVLADAIIKGNADFDQEHALEAMVNTARTRYYDGLGYYMDMGYVPEDKNGASVSKTLEYAYDDWAIAQAAKKLGKGDIYQEFIKRSENYKNVYDAKTGFMRPKLSDGTFKKDFDELNTHGQGFIEGNSWNYSLYVPHAPAEMIEMMGGKDQFSQHLDSLFTMELPDKYFENTEDISREGIIGNYVHGNEPSHHVPYLYNWTNTPWKSQDKIRMILKTKYQTGSDGLSGNDDFGQMSAWYIFSSLGFYPVAPGSLDYALGSPAVKDATINLENGNSFRVLAKNQSDKNVYVEKVELNGKELSKPFISHDTLIKGGELIFHMTNKPNKELFIK; from the coding sequence ATGATTTTAAATTCATTTAAAAAGGGAGTCCGACTTTTAAGCGCTGGTATTTTACTAAGCTCTTTAAGTTTATATACTTCCTGTAAAGACGCTGAGGCCGAAGAAAATTCGGTTTCAACATCTAAAATAAAAGGTGCTAAGGATTTTGCGCAATATATAGATCCAATGATTGGTACAGCTAAAATGGGACACACCTATCCCGGTGCAACTGTTCCTTTTGGTAGTGTACAATTAAGCCCAGATACAGATACTATTCCTTATGCTGTAGATGGTCATTACAATCCAGATGTCTATAAATATTGTGCAGGTTATCAATACGATGATAAAACCATCGTTGGTTTTAGCCATACACATTTTAGCGGCACAGGACATTCAGATCTTGGTGACTTTTTGATTATGCCCACCACAGGAAATCTTAAATTAAATCCTGGTACAGCTACAAATCCAGAAAGTGGTTATCGCTCCCGATTCTCTCACAATAAAGAAAATGCTGAGGCTGGTTATTACAGTGTAATGCTAGACGATTATAATATTAAAGCTGAAATGACCGCAACCACTCGCGTGGGAATGCATCAATATTCTTTTCCTGAAAATGTAGAAGCACACCTTATTTTCGATTTAATGCATGGTATTTATAATTACGATGATAAAAACGTATGGACATTTGTACGTGTAGAAAATGATACTTTGGTAACAGGTTATCGCCAAACAAATGGGTGGGCAAGAACACGCCGAGTTTACTTTTCCATGTCTTTTAGCGAACCAATCAAAGAGTATGGTAGAAATCGTTATGATAAACAACCTTACAATGGATTTTGGGGAAAATTCGACCAATCTAAAAATTTTCCTGAAATCGCTGGAGAGAAAATTAGAATGTATTTTGATTTCGATTTAGAACCTCAAGAAAAATTAAAGGTGAAAATGGCTATTTCTCCGGTAAGTTCTGAAGGTGCTTTAAATAACATGAAAGAGGAAGTTCCACATTGGAACTTTGCAAAGATTAAAAACGAAGCAAAAGCGAAATGGAACCGCGAGCTTAATAAAGTTCAATTAGCTTCAGAACATAAAGATGAACTAACTAATTTCTATACTGCAATGTATCATGCCTTTTTAGGCCCTACAGAATATATGGATACAGATGGCAAATACAAAGGTTTGGATATGAATGTTCATCAAACCGATGGATTTACCAATTATACTAGCTTTTCTCTTTGGGATACTTATAGAACTTTACATCCACTGTTTAATATTTTACAACCAGAACGAAACGCCGACATGGCCGAATCGATGATGGCGCATTACGACCAGAGCGTTCATTCTATGCTACCCGTCTGGTCTCATTATGCAAACGAAAACTGGTGTATGATTGGCTATCATAGTGCTTCGGTTTTAGCTGATGCTATTATAAAAGGAAATGCAGATTTCGATCAGGAACATGCATTAGAAGCTATGGTAAATACGGCAAGAACCAGATATTACGATGGTCTTGGTTATTATATGGATATGGGCTATGTTCCAGAAGATAAAAATGGAGCCTCCGTTTCTAAGACTTTAGAATATGCCTACGATGATTGGGCGATCGCTCAGGCTGCCAAAAAATTAGGGAAAGGAGACATCTATCAGGAATTTATTAAACGTTCAGAAAATTATAAAAATGTTTACGATGCAAAAACCGGTTTTATGCGTCCTAAACTTAGCGACGGCACCTTTAAAAAGGACTTTGATGAATTAAATACACACGGGCAGGGTTTTATTGAAGGAAATAGCTGGAACTACAGTTTATATGTTCCACACGCTCCTGCTGAAATGATCGAGATGATGGGCGGAAAAGATCAATTTTCTCAGCATTTAGATTCACTTTTTACTATGGAACTTCCAGATAAATATTTTGAAAATACTGAAGATATTTCTCGTGAAGGGATTATTGGGAACTATGTACACGGTAACGAGCCGTCACATCATGTTCCTTATCTTTATAACTGGACCAATACACCTTGGAAATCTCAAGACAAAATTAGAATGATCTTGAAAACTAAATATCAAACAGGATCTGACGGATTAAGTGGTAATGATGATTTTGGACAAATGAGTGCATGGTATATTTTCAGTAGTCTCGGCTTCTACCCTGTCGCTCCAGGATCCTTAGATTATGCTTTAGGAAGTCCCGCGGTTAAAGATGCGACTATAAATCTTGAAAACGGAAACTCATTTAGAGTACTTGCTAAAAATCAAAGTGATAAAAATGTATATGTGGAAAAAGTAGAGCTAAATGGTAAGGAATTATCTAAACCTTTTATTTCTCACGATACATTAATTAAAGGTGGCGAGCTAATATTTCATATGACTAATAAACCAAATAAAGAATTGTTTATAAAATAG
- a CDS encoding DNA gyrase/topoisomerase IV subunit A, with translation MEENPEESKDEQLNNPKEEIIRVTGMYKDWFLDYASYVILERAVPAMEDGFKPVQRRIMHSMKDLDDGRYNKVANIVGHTMQYHPHGDASIGDAMVQIGQKDILIDTQGNWGNILTGDRAAAPRYIEARLSKFALEVLYNPKLTEWQLSYDGRKKEPVNLPVKFPMLLAQGGEGIAVGLSTRLLPHNFNELIDASIKHLRGKRFQLFPDFPTGGIADVSNYNDGQRGGRVRVRAKISQLDKNTLVITEIPFGTTTTSLIDSVLKANDKGKIKIKKIEDNTAAEVEIQIHLPNNISPDRTIDALYAFTQCENSLAPLGCVIVDNKPEFLGVSDILRYSTDHTLHLLKRELEITLDELDEQWHFSSLERIFIENRIYRLIEEEETWEGVIKAIDEGLKPYIKHLKRAVTEEDIIRLTEIRIKRISKFDIDKAQQKIDALEDEIARVKHHLDNLVDYAVDYFSKLREKYGQDKDRKTELRLFEDIEASKVVIRNTKLYVNRKEGFVGTALKRDEYVTDCSDIDDIICFTADGKMMVTKVDTKTFIGKDIIHVAVFKKKDKRTIYNMIYRDGKAGKTYVKRFAVTSITRDREYDLTQGKKDSKVYYFSANPNGEAEVITVFLRQVGSIKKLKFDLDFAEILIKGRNVKGNIVTKYSVKRIEMKEEGVSTLKPRKIWFDEVVKRLNVDERGELLGEFKGEDRLLIVTQDGIVKTIKPELTKHFNEAMVVLEKWNPKKPISAIYWEPEKERYYVKRFLIEHPDREEKFISDHENAYLEIASTDFFPMIEIEFTKLKGKDRRPNEEVNIEEFISVKGIKALGNQLTTDKVKSINLLDPLPDVPDPEEDEDEEENQVDFNQSGTSFKEDKDSSEENQTKLFDEE, from the coding sequence ATGGAAGAGAATCCCGAAGAATCTAAAGACGAACAATTAAATAATCCTAAAGAAGAAATTATCCGAGTAACCGGGATGTATAAAGACTGGTTTTTGGATTATGCTTCTTATGTTATTTTAGAGCGTGCTGTACCAGCCATGGAAGATGGCTTTAAGCCGGTGCAAAGGCGAATTATGCATTCTATGAAAGATCTTGATGATGGTCGCTATAATAAAGTAGCGAATATCGTTGGGCACACCATGCAGTATCACCCTCACGGTGATGCCAGTATTGGTGATGCGATGGTACAAATAGGCCAAAAAGATATTTTAATTGATACGCAGGGAAACTGGGGGAACATTTTAACCGGTGACCGTGCAGCAGCTCCCAGATATATAGAAGCGCGATTATCTAAGTTTGCGCTCGAAGTTTTATATAATCCTAAATTAACCGAGTGGCAACTTTCTTATGATGGTCGTAAAAAAGAGCCTGTAAATTTACCGGTAAAATTCCCAATGCTATTAGCACAGGGAGGTGAAGGTATTGCCGTTGGTTTAAGTACACGTTTGCTTCCGCACAATTTTAATGAATTAATAGATGCGTCAATAAAGCATCTTAGAGGAAAAAGATTTCAATTGTTTCCAGATTTCCCAACGGGAGGGATAGCAGATGTTTCCAATTATAACGATGGCCAACGAGGAGGGCGTGTAAGAGTACGCGCAAAAATAAGTCAGCTTGATAAAAATACGCTGGTCATTACTGAAATTCCTTTTGGCACCACGACGACAAGTTTAATAGATTCGGTTTTAAAAGCCAACGATAAAGGAAAGATTAAAATTAAGAAGATTGAAGACAATACTGCTGCTGAAGTAGAAATTCAAATTCATCTTCCAAATAATATTTCTCCAGATCGTACTATAGATGCGCTGTATGCTTTTACCCAATGTGAAAATTCACTGGCACCTCTTGGATGCGTAATTGTTGATAATAAACCAGAATTTTTAGGAGTATCCGATATCTTAAGATATTCTACAGATCATACGCTTCATTTACTGAAGCGCGAACTGGAAATTACCCTAGATGAATTAGACGAACAGTGGCATTTTTCTTCATTAGAGCGTATTTTTATAGAAAATAGAATTTACCGTCTAATCGAAGAAGAAGAAACCTGGGAAGGGGTTATAAAAGCGATTGACGAAGGATTAAAACCATATATAAAGCATCTTAAAAGGGCTGTTACTGAAGAAGATATTATTAGGTTAACCGAAATTAGAATTAAAAGAATTTCTAAATTCGACATCGACAAAGCCCAGCAAAAGATTGACGCTCTTGAAGATGAAATTGCCCGTGTAAAGCATCATTTGGATAATCTTGTAGATTACGCTGTAGATTATTTTTCAAAATTAAGAGAGAAATATGGCCAGGATAAAGATCGAAAAACCGAATTAAGATTATTCGAAGACATTGAAGCTTCTAAAGTTGTTATCCGTAACACCAAATTATACGTTAATCGTAAAGAAGGGTTTGTAGGTACGGCTTTAAAGCGCGATGAATATGTTACTGACTGTTCTGATATTGATGATATTATCTGCTTCACTGCAGATGGTAAAATGATGGTCACCAAAGTAGATACTAAAACTTTTATTGGTAAAGATATTATACATGTGGCCGTCTTTAAAAAGAAAGACAAGCGTACTATTTACAACATGATTTATCGCGATGGAAAAGCTGGTAAAACTTATGTAAAACGTTTTGCGGTCACATCGATTACCAGAGATCGCGAATACGATCTAACGCAGGGTAAAAAAGATTCTAAAGTATATTACTTCTCAGCGAATCCAAATGGTGAAGCTGAAGTTATTACTGTTTTCCTTAGACAAGTAGGTAGTATTAAAAAACTGAAGTTTGATTTAGATTTTGCTGAAATTTTAATCAAAGGGCGAAACGTAAAAGGAAATATTGTCACCAAATATTCGGTGAAACGGATTGAAATGAAAGAGGAAGGTGTTTCTACTTTAAAGCCTAGAAAAATTTGGTTTGATGAAGTTGTGAAACGACTAAATGTTGATGAACGTGGTGAACTTTTAGGAGAATTTAAAGGAGAAGATCGTTTATTGATCGTTACACAAGATGGTATTGTAAAAACTATTAAGCCAGAGTTAACCAAACATTTTAACGAGGCAATGGTGGTGCTTGAAAAATGGAATCCAAAAAAGCCAATTTCAGCAATTTATTGGGAGCCAGAAAAAGAGCGATATTATGTAAAACGATTCTTAATCGAACATCCAGATAGAGAAGAGAAATTTATAAGTGATCATGAAAATGCTTATTTAGAAATTGCTTCTACCGACTTTTTCCCGATGATCGAGATTGAATTTACGAAACTGAAAGGAAAAGATCGCCGTCCAAACGAAGAAGTGAATATTGAAGAATTCATTTCAGTAAAAGGAATTAAGGCGCTTGGAAATCAATTAACTACGGATAAGGTGAAATCGATTAATCTACTTGATCCTTTACCAGACGTTCCCGACCCAGAAGAGGATGAAGACGAAGAAGAAAACCAAGTAGATTTCAATCAGTCCGGGACAAGTTTTAAGGAGGATAAAGATTCTTCCGAAGAAAATCAGACTAAATTATTTGACGAAGAATAA
- a CDS encoding class I SAM-dependent methyltransferase: protein MKDNFSDQSQNYANFRPKYPNAVFNEIMKHVAERSKAWDCATGNGQVAEELSKLFNQVEATDISENQIEQAPKLKNINYSIQPAENVDFKDHSFDLITVAQAIHWFDFDKFYDEVKRTLKPEGILAVLGYSLFKTNAETNKIMQHFYYEVIGPYWDEERKYLDEGYDTIPFPFKEIATSKINFKEEWSFDRLIGYLKTWSAVKHFIAKNGYDPVDDIYKDLKMSFGTSNTIEFPILFKIGKLL from the coding sequence ATGAAAGATAACTTTTCAGACCAGTCTCAGAATTATGCAAATTTTCGTCCTAAATATCCAAACGCAGTTTTCAATGAAATAATGAAGCATGTTGCTGAAAGATCAAAAGCATGGGATTGCGCAACAGGTAATGGGCAGGTTGCTGAAGAACTTTCAAAATTGTTTAATCAAGTTGAGGCTACTGATATTAGCGAAAATCAAATAGAACAGGCTCCAAAATTAAAGAATATTAATTATAGCATTCAACCTGCCGAAAATGTTGACTTTAAAGATCATTCTTTCGATTTAATAACTGTCGCTCAAGCCATCCATTGGTTTGATTTTGATAAATTTTATGATGAAGTAAAGCGAACGCTGAAACCTGAAGGGATATTAGCGGTTTTAGGCTATAGTCTTTTTAAAACTAATGCTGAAACTAATAAAATTATGCAACATTTTTATTATGAAGTCATTGGTCCTTATTGGGACGAAGAGCGAAAATATTTAGATGAAGGTTATGACACAATCCCATTTCCGTTTAAAGAAATAGCTACATCCAAAATCAATTTTAAAGAAGAATGGAGTTTTGATCGACTTATTGGCTATTTAAAAACATGGTCTGCAGTTAAACATTTTATTGCTAAAAATGGATATGATCCTGTAGATGATATTTATAAGGATCTAAAAATGAGCTTTGGAACTTCAAATACGATAGAATTCCCAATATTATTTAAAATTGGTAAACTTTTATAA
- the ychF gene encoding redox-regulated ATPase YchF — MKAGIVGLPNVGKSTLFNCLSNAKAQSANFPFCTIEPNVGVVNVPDPRIQRLEELVNPERVQPATVEIVDIAGLVKGASKGEGLGNQFLANIRETDAILHVLRCFDNDNIVHVDGSIDPIRDKETIDMELQLKDLDTVEKKLDKVKRAAKTGNKEAQKEEAALLKAKAGLEAGKSIRAVEFTEDEHREFINPLQFITDKPVMYVCNVNEEAAVDGNSHVDRVREAVKEENAEVIVLAVGTEADITELDDYEERQMFLQDIGLEEPGSAKLIRGAYSLLNLQTYFTAGVKEVRAWTIPIGSTAPQAAGVIHTDFEKGFIRAEVISYNDFSELGSEAKVKEAGKMRVEGKEYIVQNGDVMHFRFNV, encoded by the coding sequence ATGAAAGCCGGAATTGTAGGATTACCAAACGTAGGAAAATCGACTCTATTTAATTGTCTTTCCAATGCCAAAGCGCAAAGTGCAAATTTTCCTTTTTGTACGATCGAACCTAACGTAGGGGTAGTTAATGTTCCAGATCCTCGTATCCAACGATTAGAAGAATTAGTAAATCCAGAAAGAGTACAACCTGCAACTGTAGAAATTGTAGATATTGCTGGTCTTGTTAAGGGAGCTAGTAAAGGGGAAGGTCTTGGAAACCAGTTTTTGGCTAATATTCGTGAAACCGATGCTATTCTTCATGTGCTAAGATGTTTTGATAACGACAATATTGTGCACGTTGATGGTTCTATAGATCCTATTCGAGATAAAGAAACGATCGATATGGAACTTCAGCTTAAAGATTTAGATACTGTTGAGAAAAAGCTGGATAAAGTGAAGCGTGCAGCCAAAACTGGTAACAAAGAAGCTCAGAAAGAAGAAGCTGCTTTACTAAAAGCAAAGGCAGGTTTAGAAGCAGGAAAATCTATTAGAGCGGTTGAATTTACTGAAGATGAGCATAGAGAATTTATCAATCCATTACAGTTTATTACCGATAAACCGGTAATGTATGTTTGTAACGTGAATGAAGAAGCTGCAGTAGATGGTAACAGCCACGTAGATCGTGTTCGTGAAGCAGTAAAAGAGGAAAATGCTGAGGTTATCGTACTTGCTGTAGGAACTGAAGCAGATATTACAGAACTTGATGATTACGAAGAACGCCAAATGTTTCTTCAGGATATAGGTTTAGAAGAGCCTGGATCTGCAAAACTTATTCGCGGTGCATATAGTCTTCTGAATTTACAGACTTATTTTACAGCCGGAGTTAAAGAAGTAAGAGCGTGGACTATTCCGATTGGTTCTACGGCACCACAAGCAGCGGGAGTTATTCATACCGATTTCGAAAAAGGCTTTATTCGTGCTGAGGTAATTTCTTATAATGATTTTTCAGAATTAGGATCTGAAGCTAAAGTAAAAGAAGCTGGTAAAATGCGAGTTGAAGGAAAAGAATATATTGTTCAGAATGGCGATGTAATGCATTTTAGGTTCAATGTGTAA
- a CDS encoding DNA topoisomerase IV subunit B: MSQETKYTEDNIRSLDWKEHIRMRPGMYIGKLGDGSSADDGIYILLKETLDNCIDEFVMGSGKTIEVSVQNQRVIVRDYGRGIPLGKVVDVVSKMNTGGKYDSRAFKKSVGLNGVGTKAVNALSSYFRVESNRDGKSHAAEFEQGNLKEEESLEETSRRRGTKVTFVPDELIFKNFKFRNEYIEKMIKNYVYLNPGLTIIFNGEKFYSENGLKDLLSDTLNQEDRLYPIIHLRGDDIELAITHSKAQYSEEYHSFVNGQNTSQGGTHLAAFREALVKTVREFYGKNYDASDIRKSVVAAISIKVMEPVFESQTKTKLGSTDMGGDFPTVRTYINDFVKRNFDNYLHKHQETADKLQRKILQAERERKDLSGIRKLAKERAKKASLHNKKLRDCRIHLGDSKKERYLESTLFITEGDSASGSITKSRDVNTQAVFSLKGKPLNSFGLSKKIVYENEEFNLLQAALNIEESLEDLRYNNIVIATDADVDGMHIRLLLITFFLQFFPELIKENHLYILQTPLFRVRNKKETIYCYSEQERRQAIDKLKGKVEITRFKGLGEISPDEFKYFIGEDIRLDPVMLDKDKSIEELLSFYMGKNTPDRQEFIIDNLKVELDLIEELGI; the protein is encoded by the coding sequence ATGAGTCAGGAAACAAAGTATACTGAAGATAATATTCGGTCGCTAGACTGGAAAGAGCATATCCGAATGCGTCCCGGGATGTATATTGGGAAGCTGGGAGATGGTTCTAGTGCAGATGACGGAATTTATATTTTACTTAAAGAAACTTTAGATAACTGTATCGATGAGTTTGTAATGGGCTCTGGTAAAACTATCGAAGTTTCTGTACAAAATCAACGTGTTATCGTTCGTGATTACGGGCGTGGTATTCCACTTGGGAAAGTTGTGGATGTTGTTTCTAAGATGAATACCGGTGGTAAGTACGACTCTAGAGCGTTTAAAAAATCTGTTGGATTAAACGGAGTTGGTACAAAAGCAGTAAATGCGCTTTCTTCTTATTTTAGAGTTGAATCGAATAGAGACGGGAAATCCCATGCCGCAGAATTTGAGCAGGGGAATTTAAAGGAAGAAGAATCATTGGAGGAAACTTCTCGTCGCCGTGGTACCAAAGTAACTTTTGTACCAGATGAGCTTATTTTTAAAAACTTCAAGTTTAGAAATGAGTACATAGAGAAGATGATTAAAAATTATGTATATCTAAATCCTGGATTGACTATAATTTTTAATGGAGAAAAATTTTATTCAGAAAATGGATTAAAAGATCTTTTAAGTGATACACTGAATCAGGAAGATCGATTATATCCAATTATACATTTACGTGGTGATGATATCGAGCTTGCAATCACGCATAGTAAAGCTCAATATAGTGAAGAGTATCACTCTTTTGTAAATGGTCAAAATACTTCGCAGGGAGGGACACACCTTGCTGCTTTTAGAGAAGCTTTGGTGAAAACCGTTAGAGAATTCTACGGAAAAAATTATGATGCTTCAGATATTAGAAAATCTGTGGTAGCAGCTATTTCCATTAAAGTAATGGAACCAGTTTTTGAAAGTCAGACCAAAACAAAATTAGGATCAACTGATATGGGAGGTGATTTCCCAACGGTCAGAACTTATATTAATGATTTTGTAAAGCGTAATTTTGATAATTACCTGCACAAACACCAGGAAACGGCAGATAAACTTCAGCGTAAAATTTTACAGGCTGAGCGTGAACGTAAAGATTTATCGGGAATACGTAAACTTGCCAAAGAGAGAGCGAAGAAGGCCAGTCTTCATAATAAAAAACTTAGGGATTGTAGAATTCATTTAGGGGATAGTAAAAAAGAACGTTATCTTGAGAGTACTCTTTTTATTACAGAGGGAGATTCGGCAAGTGGATCGATCACAAAATCACGTGATGTAAATACACAGGCTGTTTTTAGCTTAAAAGGAAAGCCATTAAACAGTTTCGGACTAAGTAAAAAAATTGTTTACGAAAACGAGGAATTTAATCTTTTGCAGGCGGCTTTAAACATCGAAGAGTCATTAGAAGATTTACGATATAATAATATAGTGATCGCAACAGATGCCGATGTTGATGGTATGCATATTCGATTATTATTGATTACATTTTTCCTTCAGTTTTTTCCTGAATTGATTAAAGAAAATCATCTTTATATTCTTCAAACACCTCTTTTTAGAGTGCGGAATAAGAAGGAAACGATCTATTGCTATTCTGAACAAGAGAGAAGACAGGCTATAGATAAGCTTAAAGGAAAGGTTGAAATAACCCGATTTAAAGGTTTAGGAGAGATATCACCAGATGAATTTAAATATTTTATCGGAGAAGATATACGATTAGATCCTGTGATGCTGGATAAAGATAAATCTATTGAAGAATTACTAAGTTTTTACATGGGTAAAAATACACCAGATCGACAGGAATTCATTATTGACAATTTGAAGGTTGAACTTGATCTCATTGAAGAATTAGGCATATGA